In Anaeromyxobacter sp., the following proteins share a genomic window:
- the ybaK gene encoding Cys-tRNA(Pro) deacylase → MSKTPSTPATRLLRERGVAYTEHPYRYEEKGGTRVSARELGVEEHAVVKTLVMEDEAGAPLLVLMHGDREVSVKALARQLGRKAIAPCRPEVAQRHSGYQVGGTSPLGTRKVLPVYVERTILDLPRVYVNGGSRGFLVGLDPKALAALARATPVDAAIEG, encoded by the coding sequence GTGAGCAAGACCCCCAGCACCCCCGCCACGCGCCTGCTGCGCGAGCGCGGCGTGGCCTACACCGAGCACCCCTACCGCTACGAGGAGAAGGGCGGCACGCGGGTCAGCGCCCGCGAGCTCGGCGTGGAGGAGCACGCCGTGGTGAAGACCCTGGTGATGGAGGACGAGGCCGGGGCGCCGCTCCTGGTGCTGATGCACGGCGACCGCGAGGTGAGCGTCAAGGCGCTGGCCCGCCAGCTCGGCCGGAAGGCCATCGCCCCCTGCAGGCCCGAGGTGGCCCAGCGCCACTCCGGCTACCAGGTGGGGGGCACCAGCCCGCTCGGCACCCGCAAGGTCCTGCCGGTGTACGTGGAGCGGACCATCCTCGACCTGCCGCGCGTCTACGTGAACGGCGGCTCGCGCGGCTTCCTGGTGGGGCTGGACCCGAAGGCCCTGGCGGCGCTGGCGCGGGCCACGCCGGTGGACGCGGCCATCGAGGGGTAG
- the pyrF gene encoding orotidine-5'-phosphate decarboxylase, producing the protein MDPKDRLCCALDFPSWAAAEPFARAIAPHVGMLKVGLELYLAEGAQAVRAAAALGRPVFLDLKLHDIPATVEGAARSAAASGASLLTVHAAGGQEMVRAAVRGAGPQVRILAVTVLTSLDAATLDQIGLAGPPEAAVVRLARLAVAAGAGGLVCSPQEVAAVRAAVGPGPLLVVPGIRPAGAALGDQARVATPAQAVAAGADVLVVGRPLRDAPDPVAAARAIAAELPPA; encoded by the coding sequence ATGGACCCGAAGGACCGCCTCTGCTGCGCCCTCGACTTCCCCAGCTGGGCCGCGGCCGAGCCGTTCGCCCGGGCCATCGCGCCGCACGTCGGCATGCTCAAGGTGGGGCTGGAGCTCTACCTGGCCGAAGGGGCCCAGGCGGTGCGAGCCGCCGCGGCGCTGGGCCGCCCGGTCTTCCTGGACCTGAAGCTGCACGACATCCCGGCCACGGTGGAGGGGGCGGCCCGCAGCGCCGCCGCCTCCGGCGCCTCCCTGCTGACGGTGCACGCCGCCGGCGGGCAGGAGATGGTGCGGGCGGCGGTGCGCGGCGCCGGTCCGCAGGTGCGCATCCTGGCGGTCACCGTGCTCACCAGCCTGGACGCCGCCACCCTCGACCAGATCGGCCTGGCCGGCCCGCCCGAGGCGGCGGTGGTCCGGCTGGCCCGCCTGGCGGTGGCGGCCGGGGCCGGCGGGCTGGTCTGCTCGCCGCAGGAGGTGGCGGCGGTGCGCGCGGCGGTGGGGCCCGGGCCCCTGCTGGTGGTCCCGGGCATCCGGCCGGCCGGCGCCGCCCTGGGCGACCAGGCCCGGGTGGCCACCCCGGCCCAGGCGGTGGCCGCCGGGGCCGACGTGCTGGTGGTGGGCCGCCCGCTGCGCGACGCCCCCGACCCGGTGGCGGCCGCTCGCGCCATCGCGGCCGAGCTGCCGCCGGCCTGA
- a CDS encoding thioredoxin domain-containing protein, with protein MRTRPLFLGALAVAVVACQSPRPTQAASADAGVTGKNAPVARIGAEVITADEVDKLIRNELNEVEQKTYDLRKQALDQLITQRLVDAKAKAAGLKVPEFLEKELATKVAAPSDEEIRAIYERAKAAKQVEEPLDKVKPQIAQFLKQQKGQVVLAQYVEQLRAEAKVEVLLPAYLPPKVEVSSTGPSKGPDDAPVTIVEFSDFQCPYCARAESTVKDLMELEKYKGKIKLVYRDYPLPSHNLAPKASEAAHCAGDQGKYWDMHGKLFAVTPRLEVTDLKAYARELKLDEGRFDKCLDSGEKAAVVAEHAAAGEKAGVRGTPAFFINGRLLSGAQPLEAFKPLIDAELAAKK; from the coding sequence ATGCGCACCCGTCCCCTCTTCCTCGGCGCGCTCGCCGTCGCCGTCGTCGCCTGCCAGTCCCCCCGCCCCACCCAGGCGGCCTCCGCCGACGCCGGCGTCACGGGCAAGAACGCCCCGGTGGCCCGCATCGGCGCCGAGGTCATCACCGCCGACGAGGTGGACAAGCTCATCCGCAACGAGCTCAACGAGGTCGAGCAGAAGACCTACGACCTGCGCAAGCAGGCGCTCGACCAGCTCATCACCCAGCGGCTGGTGGACGCCAAGGCCAAGGCGGCTGGGCTCAAGGTCCCCGAGTTCCTCGAGAAGGAGCTGGCCACCAAGGTGGCCGCGCCGTCCGACGAGGAGATCCGGGCCATCTACGAGCGGGCCAAGGCGGCCAAGCAGGTGGAGGAGCCGCTCGACAAGGTGAAGCCGCAGATCGCCCAGTTCCTCAAGCAGCAGAAGGGGCAGGTGGTGCTGGCCCAGTACGTCGAGCAGCTGCGCGCCGAGGCCAAGGTGGAGGTGCTCCTGCCGGCCTACCTGCCGCCCAAGGTGGAGGTCTCGTCCACCGGTCCGTCCAAGGGGCCGGACGACGCGCCCGTCACCATCGTGGAGTTCTCCGACTTCCAGTGCCCCTACTGCGCCCGGGCCGAGTCCACGGTGAAGGACCTGATGGAGCTCGAGAAGTACAAGGGCAAGATCAAGCTGGTCTACCGGGATTACCCCCTGCCCAGCCACAACCTGGCCCCCAAGGCGTCCGAGGCGGCCCACTGCGCCGGCGACCAGGGCAAGTACTGGGACATGCACGGCAAGCTCTTCGCCGTCACCCCGCGGCTGGAGGTCACCGACCTCAAGGCCTACGCCCGCGAGCTGAAGCTGGACGAGGGGCGCTTCGACAAGTGCCTCGACTCCGGCGAGAAGGCGGCGGTGGTGGCGGAGCACGCCGCGGCCGGCGAGAAGGCGGGCGTGCGCGGCACCCCGGCCTTCTTCATCAACGGCCGGCTCCTCTCCGGGGCGCAGCCGCTGGAGGCCTTCAAGCCCCTCATCGACGCCGAGCTGGCCGCCAAGAAGTAG
- a CDS encoding myxosortase-dependent M36 family metallopeptidase has translation MAGAKKVWFRFPSALEPAWQVELAVARLGQADDLTYGYVVSAVDGRVLFRKDQQEHQSFSYRVWASDPATLLPDDGPQGLAGTPHPTGQADGYQAPFAPQGLVTLQSLPFSQNDPWLPAGAVETTGNNVDAYADLTAPDGFTSLAADPASLDLRAAATGPTAFDYAYDLAQDPQASTTQIQAAVTQLFYDNNALHDWFYDAGFDEAAGNAQALNFGRGGAEGDPLHVEAQDFGGINNANMATPPDGFSPRMQMYLWNNGDLVRTLVNAPAGLAGFKRSASAAFGQQTFELTGDLVPSRPADGCGAFLNPSTGPGQIALVDRGTCTFTVKVKNAQNAGYAGALVRNVLAASPLGTMGGADPTITIPSLLLGKADGDAFGAAILAGDTINVTLQRVLGRLRDGTIDNLIVAHEWAHYLSNRLVQDAAGLDTVQARGMGEGWSDFVALLQSVREEDALSAANAGWAGVYGAAGFVGSGTDTFGDPNQGYYYGIRRTPYSTDMSKSPLTFRHVADGVPLPAVTPPVVSNGLPNSEVHNAGEVWASALWECYAALLRDTQGATPRLSYAEASLRMREYLVAAFKLLPLSPTFLEGRDALLAVAFAADRTDFDRLWAAFAKRGFGVGAVGPASRFSTTNGGVAESFALGGEVSLAGSSFAGVTSGCDDRDGTLDDGETGTLTLRLLNTGSGDLPAGAGTLTSSSPSLTFPDGGSVTVGPSVVGGEAVATVRVSASGATTAELADLTLTFADGYLAQPTTLPFQLRLDVDVLKAASATDTLEGDTFAWTPSADPTLPTSAAFERLTGNAVDHAIFAPNPASAADIRLTSPPLRVGAGPFSISWQHFFWFEADPSGTPGQVFYDGGVVELSDDGGLTWRDVGGPAYNGVITATGFGNPLEGRPGFVEVSPSLFVTGALDPVSLDLTSACTGGSACAGKTVLFRFRIGADAAFGELGWYIDDVVVGGITNTPFDLLTDDARRCVNRPPSAAAGADQLVNEGGPVTLSAAGSSDPDTGAVLGYAWTQTAGPAVVLSGAGGVTATFTAPAVDAATTLAFLVTVSDGVSSSSATTLVTVANVNRAPVAAAGPAQSVAERTVVTLDGSGSSDADPGSVLTYSWAQTGGPGVTLLGGEGPRPSFVAPEVAADATLTFGLTVSDGQAVSATASVVITVRNVNRAPTARAGATQAVDEGATVTLDGAASSDPDAGTTLGYTWLQTAGPAVTLSSASAASPTFAAPQVTTSTLLTFRLTVSDGTDSSSAAVDVLVRDVNRAPVASTSGQQGAFERDLVTLDGSSSSDPDAGTVLGFSWTQTGGPTVALLGPDSSQPTFAAPEVDAAGATLTFELVVSDGRVQSAPATLTVLVSNVNRPPTANAGAPFAAEERSSVLVEGAGADDDGAALTYAWVQLGGPTVTLAGADTGAVTFTAPEVAASTEVVLELTVSDGEDSATSEVAVTITNVNRPPVAQAGPAQVVNPGVAVSLDAGASADPDAGAALTYAWTQTAGPAVALSGAATAAPSFTAPAGPATLTFQVTVGDGAALSTASVTVTVNAGSDSGGGGCGCSAGGGNPAALVPFLFGLAFLRRRRVRPAAR, from the coding sequence GTGGCCGGCGCCAAGAAGGTCTGGTTCCGCTTCCCCTCCGCCCTCGAGCCGGCCTGGCAGGTGGAGCTGGCGGTGGCCAGGCTCGGCCAGGCCGACGACCTGACCTACGGCTACGTGGTCTCGGCGGTGGACGGGCGGGTCCTCTTCCGCAAGGACCAGCAGGAGCACCAGTCCTTCAGCTACCGCGTCTGGGCCTCCGACCCGGCCACCTTGCTGCCCGACGACGGCCCGCAGGGGCTGGCCGGCACGCCGCACCCCACCGGCCAGGCCGACGGCTACCAGGCCCCGTTCGCCCCCCAGGGGCTGGTGACGCTGCAGAGCCTGCCCTTCAGCCAGAACGACCCGTGGCTGCCGGCCGGCGCCGTCGAGACCACCGGCAACAACGTGGACGCCTACGCCGACCTGACCGCGCCCGACGGCTTCACCTCGCTGGCCGCCGACCCGGCCTCGCTCGACCTGCGCGCCGCCGCCACCGGCCCCACCGCCTTCGACTACGCCTACGACCTGGCGCAGGACCCGCAGGCCTCCACCACCCAGATCCAGGCGGCCGTCACCCAGCTCTTCTACGACAACAACGCCCTGCACGACTGGTTCTACGACGCCGGCTTCGACGAGGCGGCCGGCAACGCCCAGGCCCTCAACTTCGGCCGCGGCGGCGCCGAGGGCGACCCGCTGCACGTCGAGGCGCAGGACTTCGGCGGCATCAACAACGCCAACATGGCCACGCCGCCGGACGGCTTCTCGCCCCGCATGCAGATGTACCTGTGGAACAACGGCGACCTGGTGCGGACCCTGGTGAACGCCCCGGCCGGGCTGGCCGGCTTCAAGCGCTCGGCCAGCGCGGCCTTCGGCCAGCAGACCTTCGAGCTCACCGGCGACCTGGTCCCGTCCCGGCCGGCCGACGGCTGCGGCGCCTTCCTCAACCCGTCCACCGGGCCCGGGCAGATCGCCCTCGTCGACCGCGGCACCTGCACCTTCACGGTGAAGGTGAAGAACGCCCAGAACGCCGGCTACGCCGGCGCCCTGGTCCGCAACGTCCTGGCCGCCTCGCCCCTCGGCACCATGGGCGGCGCCGACCCCACCATCACCATCCCCTCCCTGCTGCTCGGCAAGGCCGACGGCGACGCCTTCGGGGCCGCCATCCTGGCGGGCGACACCATCAACGTCACCCTGCAGCGCGTCCTCGGCCGGCTGCGCGACGGCACCATCGACAACCTGATCGTGGCCCACGAGTGGGCCCACTACCTGTCGAACCGCCTGGTGCAGGACGCCGCCGGCCTCGACACCGTGCAGGCCCGCGGCATGGGCGAGGGCTGGAGCGACTTCGTGGCCCTGCTGCAGTCGGTCCGCGAGGAGGACGCCCTCTCCGCCGCCAACGCCGGCTGGGCCGGCGTCTACGGCGCGGCCGGCTTCGTGGGCAGCGGCACCGACACCTTCGGCGACCCGAACCAGGGCTACTACTACGGCATCCGCCGCACCCCCTACTCCACCGACATGAGCAAGTCCCCGCTCACCTTCCGGCACGTGGCCGACGGCGTGCCCCTGCCGGCGGTGACCCCGCCGGTGGTGTCGAACGGCCTGCCCAACTCGGAGGTCCACAACGCCGGCGAGGTCTGGGCCAGCGCCCTGTGGGAGTGCTACGCGGCGCTGCTGCGCGACACCCAGGGGGCCACCCCGCGCCTCAGCTACGCCGAGGCCAGCCTGCGCATGCGGGAGTACCTGGTGGCGGCCTTCAAGCTGCTCCCCCTGTCGCCCACCTTCCTGGAGGGGCGCGACGCCCTGCTGGCGGTGGCCTTCGCCGCCGACCGGACCGACTTCGACCGCCTCTGGGCCGCCTTCGCCAAGCGCGGCTTCGGCGTGGGCGCCGTCGGGCCGGCCAGCCGGTTCAGCACCACCAACGGCGGCGTGGCGGAGAGCTTCGCCCTGGGCGGTGAGGTGTCCCTGGCGGGCAGCTCCTTCGCCGGGGTCACCTCCGGCTGCGACGACCGCGACGGCACGCTCGACGACGGCGAGACCGGCACCCTGACCCTGCGGCTCCTCAACACCGGCTCCGGCGACCTGCCGGCCGGCGCCGGCACCCTCACCAGCAGCAGCCCCAGCCTCACCTTCCCGGACGGCGGCAGCGTGACCGTCGGCCCGTCCGTGGTGGGCGGCGAGGCGGTCGCCACGGTGCGGGTCTCGGCCAGCGGCGCCACCACCGCCGAGCTGGCCGACCTCACCCTCACCTTCGCCGACGGCTACCTGGCCCAGCCCACCACCCTCCCGTTCCAGCTCAGGCTCGACGTGGACGTCCTCAAGGCCGCCTCCGCCACCGACACCCTGGAGGGCGACACCTTCGCCTGGACCCCGAGCGCCGATCCGACCCTGCCCACCAGCGCCGCCTTCGAGCGGCTCACCGGCAACGCGGTGGACCACGCCATCTTCGCCCCCAACCCCGCCTCGGCCGCCGACATCCGGCTCACCTCGCCGCCCCTGCGGGTGGGCGCCGGGCCGTTCAGCATCTCCTGGCAGCACTTCTTCTGGTTCGAGGCCGATCCGTCCGGCACGCCCGGCCAGGTCTTCTACGACGGCGGCGTGGTGGAGCTCTCCGACGACGGCGGCCTGACCTGGCGCGACGTGGGCGGCCCGGCCTACAACGGCGTCATCACCGCCACCGGCTTCGGCAACCCGCTGGAGGGCCGCCCCGGCTTCGTGGAGGTCAGCCCCAGCCTGTTCGTCACCGGGGCGCTCGACCCGGTCTCGCTCGACCTCACCAGCGCCTGCACCGGCGGCTCGGCCTGCGCCGGCAAGACGGTCCTGTTCCGCTTCCGCATCGGCGCCGACGCCGCCTTCGGCGAGCTGGGCTGGTACATCGACGACGTGGTGGTGGGCGGCATCACCAACACCCCCTTCGACCTCCTGACCGACGACGCCCGGCGCTGCGTCAACCGCCCGCCGTCCGCCGCCGCCGGCGCCGACCAGCTGGTGAACGAGGGCGGCCCGGTCACGCTCAGCGCGGCCGGCTCCTCCGACCCCGACACCGGCGCCGTCCTCGGCTACGCCTGGACCCAGACGGCCGGCCCGGCCGTGGTGCTCTCGGGCGCCGGCGGCGTCACCGCCACCTTCACCGCCCCCGCGGTGGACGCCGCCACCACCCTGGCCTTCCTGGTCACGGTGAGCGACGGCGTCAGCAGCAGCAGCGCCACCACCCTGGTGACGGTCGCCAACGTCAACCGGGCGCCGGTGGCCGCCGCCGGCCCGGCCCAGTCGGTGGCCGAGCGCACCGTGGTGACCCTGGACGGCAGCGGCTCCAGCGACGCCGACCCGGGCTCGGTGCTCACCTACTCCTGGGCCCAGACCGGCGGGCCGGGCGTCACCCTGCTCGGCGGCGAGGGCCCCAGGCCCTCCTTCGTGGCCCCCGAGGTGGCCGCCGACGCCACCCTCACCTTCGGCCTCACGGTGAGCGATGGCCAGGCCGTCAGCGCCACGGCCTCGGTGGTGATCACCGTGCGCAACGTCAACCGCGCCCCGACCGCACGGGCGGGCGCCACCCAGGCGGTCGACGAGGGCGCCACCGTGACCCTCGACGGCGCCGCCTCCTCCGACCCGGACGCCGGCACCACGCTCGGCTACACCTGGCTGCAGACGGCCGGCCCGGCCGTGACGCTCTCGAGCGCCAGCGCCGCCTCGCCCACCTTCGCCGCGCCGCAGGTCACCACCAGCACGCTCCTCACCTTCCGCCTCACGGTGAGCGACGGCACCGACTCCAGCTCGGCCGCGGTGGACGTGCTGGTGCGCGACGTGAACCGGGCCCCGGTGGCCTCCACCTCCGGCCAGCAGGGCGCCTTCGAGCGCGACCTGGTGACCCTCGACGGCAGCAGCTCCAGCGACCCGGACGCCGGCACGGTGCTGGGCTTCAGCTGGACCCAGACCGGCGGCCCGACCGTCGCGCTGCTGGGCCCCGACTCCTCGCAGCCGACCTTCGCCGCCCCCGAGGTGGACGCCGCCGGCGCCACCCTCACCTTCGAGCTGGTGGTGTCCGACGGCCGGGTGCAGAGCGCGCCGGCCACCCTGACCGTGCTGGTCTCCAACGTGAACCGGCCGCCGACGGCCAACGCCGGCGCGCCCTTCGCGGCCGAGGAGCGGTCCAGCGTGCTGGTGGAGGGCGCCGGCGCCGACGACGACGGCGCGGCCCTCACCTACGCCTGGGTGCAGCTGGGCGGCCCCACGGTGACGCTGGCCGGCGCCGACACCGGCGCGGTCACCTTCACCGCCCCGGAGGTCGCCGCCTCGACCGAGGTGGTGCTGGAGCTCACCGTCTCCGACGGCGAGGACTCCGCCACCTCCGAGGTGGCCGTGACCATCACCAACGTGAACCGCCCGCCGGTGGCCCAGGCCGGCCCGGCCCAGGTGGTCAACCCGGGCGTGGCGGTGTCGCTCGACGCCGGCGCCTCGGCCGACCCCGACGCCGGCGCCGCCCTCACCTACGCCTGGACGCAGACCGCCGGCCCGGCGGTGGCGCTCAGCGGCGCCGCCACGGCCGCCCCGTCGTTCACCGCCCCGGCCGGCCCCGCCACCCTCACCTTCCAGGTGACGGTGGGCGACGGCGCGGCGCTCTCGACCGCCAGCGTCACCGTGACGGTCAACGCCGGCTCCGACTCCGGCGGCGGCGGGTGCGGCTGCTCGGCCGGTGGCGGCAACCCGGCCGCGCTGGTGCCGTTCCTGTTCGGCCTGGCCTTCCTGCGCCGCCGCCGGGTCCGCCCGGCCGCCCGCTAG
- a CDS encoding cytochrome c: MPTRTIIALLVFAALALAGGLAWDAGLLAPPRPPLLETPALLAAGQGVYAYRCASCHRDVALAPKVVGLSADQAYEKIGRLQEHPRANMPPFPGTEEDRRALAIFMAALGAGRARLP, from the coding sequence GTGCCCACCCGGACCATCATCGCCCTGCTGGTCTTCGCCGCCCTGGCCCTGGCCGGAGGCCTGGCCTGGGACGCCGGCCTCCTGGCCCCGCCGCGGCCGCCGCTGCTGGAGACGCCGGCGCTGCTGGCGGCCGGCCAGGGGGTCTACGCCTACCGCTGCGCCTCCTGCCACCGCGACGTCGCGCTGGCCCCGAAGGTGGTCGGCCTGTCGGCCGACCAGGCCTACGAGAAGATCGGCCGGCTGCAGGAGCACCCGCGCGCCAACATGCCGCCCTTCCCGGGCACCGAGGAGGACCGCCGGGCCCTGGCGATCTTCATGGCCGCGCTCGGGGCCGGGCGGGCGCGCCTCCCGTAG
- a CDS encoding proline--tRNA ligase, with translation MTVVRASKAFIPTLKEAPTDAQVASHRLLVRAGFVRQLGAGLYDYLPLARRSLAKIEAIIRQEMDAIGGQEFYLPALHPAEIWKESGRWDVMGDNMFRLKDRKGGDYCLGMTHEEIFTAIARDELRSYRQLPQVWYQIQAKFRDEPRPKSGLLRVRQFTMKDAYSFDVDQAGLDRSYDDQKGAYERIFTRCGLDFVAVQAHSGAMGGSGSQEFMVRTDAGEDLVAACAACRYAANTETATSRLEVVADLPGPAALEQFATPGVVTIEALQRQPYGVGARRQLKTLVYSADGALVVAVVRGDHDLNEAKLQTATGAAEVRPAHPEEIVALLGAHPGSLGAVGVTRAPVFVDPAVAGRTNMVTGANLDGFHVRGVDVARDLLAHGRLAELRNVKAGEGCPRCDGTLDVFKALEIGHIFKLGTKYSTSLRAAVLDAQGAQVPIVMGSYGIGVERILAAAIELHHDQDGIRWPMAIAPFHVTVLPLGKEPELVAAADQVVAALSAAGVEVLYDDRDERPGVKFKDADLIGIPLRLAVGKKGLAEGKVEWKLRGVKDVELVPLAEVADRVADLVRRSTGR, from the coding sequence ATGACCGTCGTCCGCGCCTCGAAGGCCTTCATCCCCACGCTCAAGGAGGCCCCCACCGACGCCCAGGTGGCCTCGCACCGCCTGCTGGTCCGGGCTGGCTTCGTCCGCCAGCTGGGGGCCGGCCTCTACGACTACCTGCCGCTGGCCCGGCGCTCGCTGGCCAAGATCGAGGCCATCATCCGGCAGGAGATGGACGCCATCGGGGGCCAGGAGTTCTACCTGCCGGCCCTGCACCCGGCCGAGATCTGGAAGGAGTCGGGGCGCTGGGACGTCATGGGCGACAACATGTTCCGGCTCAAGGACCGCAAGGGCGGCGACTACTGCCTGGGCATGACGCACGAGGAGATCTTCACCGCCATCGCCCGCGACGAGCTGCGCTCCTACCGCCAGCTGCCGCAGGTCTGGTACCAGATCCAGGCCAAGTTCCGCGACGAGCCGCGCCCCAAGTCCGGGCTGCTGCGGGTGCGCCAGTTCACCATGAAGGACGCCTACTCCTTCGACGTGGACCAGGCCGGCCTGGACCGGAGCTACGACGACCAGAAGGGCGCCTACGAGCGGATCTTCACCCGCTGCGGCCTCGACTTCGTGGCGGTGCAGGCCCACTCCGGCGCCATGGGCGGCTCGGGCTCGCAGGAGTTCATGGTGCGCACCGACGCCGGCGAGGACCTGGTGGCCGCCTGCGCCGCCTGCCGCTACGCCGCCAACACCGAGACCGCCACCTCGCGCCTGGAGGTGGTGGCCGACCTGCCCGGCCCGGCCGCGCTGGAGCAGTTCGCCACCCCCGGGGTGGTCACCATCGAGGCGCTGCAGCGCCAGCCCTACGGCGTGGGGGCCCGCCGGCAGCTCAAGACCCTGGTCTACTCGGCCGACGGGGCGCTGGTGGTGGCGGTGGTGCGCGGGGACCACGACCTCAACGAGGCCAAGCTGCAGACCGCCACCGGCGCCGCCGAGGTCCGCCCGGCCCACCCCGAGGAGATCGTCGCGCTGCTGGGGGCGCACCCCGGCTCGCTGGGCGCGGTGGGCGTCACCCGGGCCCCGGTCTTCGTCGACCCGGCGGTGGCCGGCCGCACCAACATGGTGACCGGCGCCAACCTGGACGGCTTCCACGTGCGCGGGGTGGACGTGGCGCGCGACCTGCTGGCCCACGGCAGGCTGGCCGAGCTGCGCAACGTCAAGGCCGGCGAGGGCTGCCCGCGGTGCGACGGCACGCTCGACGTCTTCAAGGCGCTCGAGATCGGCCACATCTTCAAGCTGGGCACCAAGTACTCCACCTCGCTCCGGGCGGCGGTGCTGGACGCCCAGGGCGCCCAGGTGCCCATCGTCATGGGCAGCTACGGCATCGGGGTGGAGCGCATCCTGGCGGCCGCCATCGAGCTGCACCACGATCAGGACGGCATCCGCTGGCCCATGGCCATCGCCCCCTTCCACGTCACCGTGCTGCCGCTCGGCAAGGAGCCGGAGCTGGTGGCGGCCGCCGACCAGGTGGTGGCGGCGCTCTCCGCGGCCGGGGTCGAGGTGCTCTACGACGACCGCGACGAGCGGCCCGGCGTGAAGTTCAAGGACGCCGATCTCATCGGCATCCCGCTGCGGCTGGCGGTGGGCAAGAAGGGGCTGGCCGAGGGCAAGGTGGAGTGGAAGCTGCGCGGGGTGAAGGACGTGGAGCTGGTGCCGCTGGCCGAGGTGGCCGACCGGGTGGCCGACCTGGTGCGGCGGTCGACCGGGCGCTGA